In Rubrivirga marina, the following are encoded in one genomic region:
- the rplV gene encoding 50S ribosomal protein L22 — protein MEARAKRKYLRISPRKMRIVADVVRGKNAQQAIDTLEFMPQKAAAMVRRAIQDAYGNLIDQNQDERIDDERLIVKTIMVDQAPVIKRFRPVSRGRAHPILKRSSHLTVVVGTPDEKEPRSIRQGERVED, from the coding sequence ATGGAAGCACGCGCCAAGCGGAAGTACCTCCGCATCAGCCCGCGCAAGATGCGGATCGTGGCCGACGTCGTCCGCGGCAAGAACGCGCAGCAGGCGATCGACACGCTCGAGTTCATGCCGCAGAAGGCCGCCGCGATGGTCCGCCGGGCCATCCAGGACGCCTACGGCAACCTGATCGACCAGAACCAGGACGAGCGGATCGACGACGAGCGTCTCATCGTCAAGACCATCATGGTCGACCAGGCGCCGGTCATCAAGCGGTTCCGCCCCGTCTCGCGCGGCCGGGCCCACCCGATCCTCAAGCGCTCCAGCCACCTTACCGTCGTCGTCGGCACGCCCGATGAGAAGGAGCCCCGCTCCATCCGTCAGGGCGAGCGCGTCGAGGACTAA
- the rplC gene encoding 50S ribosomal protein L3 produces the protein MSAILGRKVGMTSVFDESGRQTVVTVIEAGPCAVTQVKTPDTDGYSAIQLGFQDKKAKRTTKALQGHFEAAGVSPKKHVVEFRDVDLDVALGDEVTVDVFAEGDRVAVSGTSKGKGFQGVVKRHGFRGVNDATHGQHNRQRAPGSIGQASDPSRVFKGTRMGGRTGGERVTVKNVRVVRTLPDNNLILVKGAVPGHKNGIVEIRKA, from the coding sequence ATGAGCGCCATCCTCGGCCGCAAGGTCGGAATGACAAGCGTCTTCGATGAGTCCGGCCGCCAGACGGTCGTGACGGTCATCGAGGCCGGCCCCTGCGCCGTCACGCAGGTCAAGACGCCCGACACGGACGGCTACTCCGCCATCCAGCTCGGCTTCCAGGACAAGAAGGCCAAGCGGACCACGAAGGCCCTCCAAGGTCACTTCGAGGCCGCCGGCGTGTCCCCCAAGAAGCATGTCGTCGAGTTCCGCGACGTCGACCTCGACGTCGCGCTGGGCGACGAGGTGACCGTCGACGTGTTCGCCGAGGGCGACCGCGTGGCCGTCTCCGGCACGTCGAAGGGCAAGGGGTTCCAGGGCGTCGTTAAGCGCCACGGGTTCCGCGGCGTCAACGACGCCACGCACGGCCAGCACAACCGCCAGCGGGCGCCGGGCTCCATCGGCCAGGCCTCCGACCCGAGCCGCGTGTTCAAGGGCACGCGGATGGGTGGGCGGACCGGCGGCGAACGCGTGACCGTCAAGAACGTCCGCGTCGTCCGCACGCTCCCCGACAACAACCTGATCCTGGTCAAGGGCGCCGTGCCCGGCCACAAGAACGGGATCGTCGAGATCCGCAAGGCCTAG
- the rpsJ gene encoding 30S ribosomal protein S10, with protein sequence MANQKIRIKLKSFDHTLVDKSAEKIIRTVKSTGAVVSGPIPLPTRKKIFTVLSGPHVDKKARDQFETRDHKRLIDILSTSSKTVDALMKLELPSGVHVEIKV encoded by the coding sequence ATGGCGAACCAGAAGATCCGGATCAAGCTCAAGTCCTTCGACCACACGCTGGTCGACAAGAGCGCCGAGAAGATCATCCGCACGGTCAAGTCGACTGGCGCGGTCGTGAGCGGGCCGATCCCGCTGCCGACGCGCAAGAAGATCTTCACCGTGCTCTCGGGCCCGCACGTCGACAAGAAGGCGCGCGACCAGTTCGAGACGCGCGACCACAAGCGGCTGATCGACATCCTGTCGACCTCGTCGAAGACCGTCGACGCGCTCATGAAGCTCGAGCTTCCGAGCGGCGTCCACGTCGAGATCAAGGTCTGA
- the rpsS gene encoding 30S ribosomal protein S19 — translation MARSLKKGPFVHYKLRQKVEEMNEGGKKRVVKTWSRGSMITPDMLGHTFAVHNGKQFIPVYVTENMIGHKLGEFAPTRTFRGHAGAKKDRRR, via the coding sequence ATGGCACGCTCGCTCAAGAAAGGACCCTTCGTCCACTACAAGCTCCGCCAGAAGGTGGAGGAGATGAACGAGGGCGGCAAGAAGCGCGTCGTCAAGACGTGGAGCCGCGGCTCGATGATCACCCCGGACATGCTCGGCCACACGTTCGCCGTGCACAACGGAAAGCAGTTCATCCCGGTCTACGTGACGGAGAACATGATCGGGCACAAGCTCGGCGAGTTCGCTCCGACGCGCACCTTCCGGGGCCACGCCGGCGCCAAGAAGGACCGCCGCCGCTAA
- the rplW gene encoding 50S ribosomal protein L23, with product MSQIIITPVLTEKSTRLADEGRHYSFRVAKDANKLEIRKAIEDRYPDVTVKEVRTMVVRGKRRRQFTKRGLVQGRQAAWKKAVVTLATGEIDFYESV from the coding sequence ATGAGCCAGATCATCATCACCCCCGTCCTGACCGAGAAGTCGACGCGCCTGGCCGACGAGGGCCGGCACTACAGCTTCCGGGTCGCGAAGGACGCCAACAAGCTCGAGATCCGGAAGGCCATCGAGGACCGCTACCCCGACGTCACCGTCAAGGAGGTCCGCACGATGGTCGTCCGCGGCAAGCGCCGCCGCCAGTTCACCAAGCGCGGGCTGGTCCAGGGCCGCCAGGCCGCTTGGAAGAAGGCCGTCGTGACGCTGGCCACCGGCGAGATCGACTTCTACGAATCCGTTTAA
- the rpsC gene encoding 30S ribosomal protein S3: protein MGQKTNPVGFRLGVIRGWDSNWYADGSYSDKIVEDHEIRRYLEARLKRAGLSRTVIERTPKRIILTLHTSRPGVIIGRGGSEVEKLREELKALTAKDIQININEIKRPELDASLVAQNIAQQLEGRVSYRRAMKQALGAAMRMGAQGIRIKLAGRLGGSEMGRVEQYLEGRVPLHTMRADIDYAQATAFTIQGTAGVKVWIFHGEVIGTPDLSPNATAQRQQNAAPSVPERRRRDGRGGGRDDRRGGRDSGGRGRGGSGGGGGGGGGRR from the coding sequence ATGGGTCAGAAAACCAACCCCGTCGGCTTCCGTCTCGGTGTGATCCGAGGCTGGGACTCCAACTGGTACGCCGACGGCTCGTACTCCGACAAGATCGTCGAGGACCACGAGATCCGTCGCTACCTCGAGGCGCGCCTTAAGCGCGCCGGCCTCTCCCGGACCGTCATCGAGCGGACGCCGAAGCGGATCATCCTCACGCTCCACACCTCGCGCCCGGGCGTCATCATCGGCCGCGGCGGCTCCGAGGTCGAGAAGCTCCGCGAGGAGCTCAAGGCGCTGACGGCGAAGGACATCCAGATCAACATCAACGAGATCAAGCGTCCCGAGTTGGACGCCTCGCTGGTGGCGCAGAACATCGCGCAGCAGCTGGAGGGCCGCGTGTCCTACCGCCGCGCGATGAAGCAGGCGCTCGGCGCCGCGATGCGCATGGGCGCCCAGGGCATCCGCATCAAGCTGGCCGGCCGCCTCGGTGGTTCCGAGATGGGCCGCGTCGAGCAGTACCTCGAGGGCCGCGTCCCGCTCCACACGATGCGGGCCGACATCGACTACGCGCAGGCCACGGCCTTCACCATCCAAGGCACGGCCGGCGTCAAGGTCTGGATCTTCCACGGCGAGGTCATCGGCACGCCCGACCTCTCGCCCAACGCGACCGCCCAGCGCCAGCAGAACGCGGCGCCGAGCGTCCCCGAGCGCCGTCGTCGCGACGGTCGCGGCGGCGGGCGTGACGACCGCCGTGGCGGTCGGGACAGCGGCGGACGTGGCCGGGGCGGCAGCGGCGGTGGCGGTGGCGGTGGCGGCGGCCGACGCTAA
- the tuf gene encoding elongation factor Tu, translating into MAKEQFQRTKPHVNVGTIGHVDHGKTTLTAAITKVLAEASGGEAKNFEDIDNAPEERERGITIATAHVEYETAERHYAHVDCPGHADYVKNMVTGAAQMDGAILVVAATDGPMPQTREHILLARQVGVPYIVVFMNKADLVDDEELLELVEMEVRELLSSYEFPGDDLPVIQGSALGALNGEPEWVAKVDELMSAVDAYIPTPERAVDRPFLMPVEDVFSITGRGTVVTGRVERGSIKVGDPVEIVGMQEEKMTSTVTGVEMFRKLLDSAQAGDNAGILLRGIEKTAVERGMVLTKPGAVTPHKRFECEVYILSKDEGGRHTPFFKGYRPQFYFRTTDVTGDIELAEGVEMVMPGDNTQFTVDLIVPVAMEEGLRFAIREGGRTVGAGVVSKILD; encoded by the coding sequence ATGGCGAAGGAGCAATTCCAGCGGACGAAGCCGCACGTGAACGTCGGGACGATCGGCCACGTCGACCACGGCAAGACGACGCTGACGGCGGCGATCACGAAGGTGCTCGCCGAGGCGTCGGGCGGCGAGGCGAAGAACTTCGAGGACATCGACAACGCCCCGGAGGAGCGGGAGCGGGGGATCACGATCGCCACGGCCCACGTCGAGTACGAGACGGCCGAGCGGCACTACGCCCACGTCGACTGCCCGGGCCACGCGGACTACGTCAAGAACATGGTGACGGGGGCGGCCCAGATGGACGGGGCGATCCTCGTCGTCGCGGCGACCGACGGGCCGATGCCCCAGACCCGCGAGCACATCCTCCTGGCCCGCCAGGTCGGCGTGCCCTACATCGTCGTGTTCATGAACAAGGCGGACCTCGTCGACGACGAGGAGCTCCTGGAGCTCGTCGAGATGGAGGTCCGCGAGCTCCTCTCGAGCTACGAGTTCCCGGGCGACGACCTCCCGGTGATCCAGGGGTCGGCGCTGGGGGCCCTGAACGGGGAGCCGGAGTGGGTGGCGAAGGTCGACGAGCTCATGTCGGCCGTCGACGCGTACATCCCGACGCCGGAGCGGGCGGTCGACCGGCCGTTCCTCATGCCGGTCGAGGACGTGTTCTCGATCACGGGCCGGGGGACCGTCGTGACGGGCCGGGTCGAGCGGGGGTCGATCAAGGTGGGGGACCCCGTCGAGATCGTCGGGATGCAGGAGGAGAAGATGACGTCGACGGTGACGGGCGTCGAGATGTTCAGGAAGCTCCTGGACTCGGCCCAGGCCGGGGACAACGCGGGGATCCTCCTCCGGGGGATCGAGAAGACGGCGGTCGAGCGGGGGATGGTCCTGACGAAGCCGGGGGCCGTCACGCCGCACAAGCGGTTCGAGTGCGAGGTGTACATCCTGTCGAAGGACGAGGGGGGCCGGCACACCCCGTTCTTCAAGGGGTACCGTCCCCAGTTCTACTTCCGGACGACGGACGTGACGGGGGACATCGAGCTGGCCGAGGGGGTCGAGATGGTCATGCCGGGGGACAACACGCAGTTCACGGTGGACCTCATCGTCCCGGTGGCGATGGAGGAGGGGCTCCGGTTCGCGATCCGCGAGGGCGGGCGGACCGTGGGGGCCGGCGTCGTCTCCAAGATCCTCGACTAG
- the rplB gene encoding 50S ribosomal protein L2, with product MAIRKLKPTTPGQRHRSVSAFDTITKSEPEKSLLAPLKRKGGRNNNGRITTRHQGGGHKRRYRIIDFKRTKDGIPARVSAIEYDPNRSARIALLVYADGEKRYIIAPDKLEVGQTVASGPDASPDLGNCLPLQNIPLGTQVHAIEMKPGKGAQLARSAGTYAQLTAREGKYANLKLPSGEVRRVPVECRATIGQTSNPDHFNIDIGKAGRKRWLGVRPKTRGVAMNPVDHPMGGGEGKASGGHPKSPTGVYAKGFKTRKKKKASNKLIVRRRNAKK from the coding sequence ATGGCTATCCGTAAGCTCAAGCCGACCACGCCCGGTCAGCGGCACCGCTCGGTCTCGGCCTTCGACACGATCACGAAGTCGGAGCCGGAGAAGAGCCTGCTCGCCCCGCTGAAGCGGAAGGGCGGTCGCAACAACAACGGCCGCATCACGACGCGCCACCAGGGCGGCGGCCACAAGCGGCGCTACCGCATCATCGACTTTAAGCGGACCAAGGACGGCATCCCCGCCCGCGTCTCCGCCATCGAGTACGACCCGAACCGGAGCGCCCGCATCGCCCTCCTCGTCTACGCCGACGGTGAGAAGCGCTACATCATCGCGCCGGACAAGCTCGAGGTCGGCCAGACCGTCGCGTCTGGCCCGGACGCGTCGCCGGACCTCGGCAACTGCCTCCCGCTCCAGAACATCCCGCTCGGCACGCAGGTGCACGCGATCGAGATGAAGCCGGGCAAGGGCGCCCAGCTGGCCCGCTCGGCCGGCACGTACGCCCAGCTCACGGCGCGGGAGGGCAAATACGCCAACCTCAAGCTCCCCTCCGGCGAAGTCCGCCGCGTCCCGGTCGAGTGCCGGGCCACGATCGGCCAGACCTCGAACCCGGACCACTTCAACATCGACATCGGCAAGGCCGGCCGGAAGCGCTGGCTCGGCGTCCGTCCGAAGACCCGCGGCGTCGCCATGAACCCGGTCGACCACCCGATGGGCGGCGGCGAGGGCAAGGCGTCCGGCGGCCACCCCAAGTCCCCGACCGGCGTCTACGCCAAGGGGTTCAAGACGCGCAAGAAGAAGAAGGCGTCGAACAAGCTCATCGTCCGTCGCCGCAACGCGAAGAAGTAA
- the rplD gene encoding 50S ribosomal protein L4, whose amino-acid sequence MKLTVYTREGAEAGREVELDDAVFGLEPNDHAIWLDVRAIQANKRQGTHKTKERSEVSKSRRKLYRQKGTGNARAGDAKSPLRKGGGTIFGPKPHEYRLRVNQKTKQLARRSALKYKLDGDALRVVEALELDVPKTREVVGMLTGNGVEGKALVLTAGRDDVFYRSARNLKGVRVLPADQASTLDLLNAKTIVLQEGAVEALTEALRPAQKATVAADTTDAPEGDDNA is encoded by the coding sequence ATGAAACTGACTGTCTACACCCGCGAAGGCGCCGAGGCCGGCCGCGAGGTCGAGCTCGACGACGCCGTCTTCGGCCTCGAGCCGAACGACCACGCCATCTGGCTCGACGTCCGCGCCATCCAGGCCAACAAGCGCCAGGGCACGCACAAGACGAAGGAGCGGAGCGAGGTCTCGAAGTCCCGCCGCAAGCTCTACCGCCAGAAGGGCACGGGCAACGCCCGCGCCGGCGACGCCAAGAGCCCGCTCCGCAAGGGCGGCGGCACGATCTTCGGGCCCAAGCCGCACGAGTACCGGCTCCGCGTCAACCAGAAGACGAAGCAGCTCGCTCGCCGGAGCGCCCTGAAGTACAAGCTCGACGGCGACGCGCTCCGCGTGGTCGAGGCCCTCGAGCTCGACGTGCCCAAGACCCGCGAGGTCGTCGGCATGCTCACGGGCAACGGCGTCGAGGGCAAGGCCCTCGTGCTGACGGCCGGCCGCGACGACGTGTTCTACCGCTCGGCCCGCAACCTCAAGGGCGTCCGCGTGCTCCCGGCCGACCAGGCCTCGACGCTCGACCTCCTCAACGCCAAGACGATCGTGCTCCAGGAGGGCGCCGTCGAGGCGCTGACCGAGGCGCTCCGCCCGGCCCAGAAGGCCACGGTCGCCGCGGACACGACCGACGCCCCCGAGGGCGACGACAACGCCTAG